A single region of the Enterococcus mundtii genome encodes:
- the lacD gene encoding tagatose-bisphosphate aldolase, translating to MRKVSEGKYQALVNMSNPDGIIGALAIDQRGALKKMMARHQEEVKVDDLIHFKELVSEELTPFASSILLDPEYGLPAAEKRAKTAGLLLAYEKTGYDTTIPGRLPDTLAFWSAKRLKEAGADGCKFLLYYDVDESEEVNERKQAYVERIGSECLAEDLPFFLELLSYDATIPDTTSKEYAKIKPKKVIEMMKIFSEPRFNVDVLKVEVPVNMTYVEGFGKEIIYSKQEASALFIEQSQATDLPFIFLSAGVSAEGFQETLHFAKNAGSSFNGVLCGRATWADGVAPFVDQGRQAAIKWLAEQGRNNIEELNGVLRKTASSWQNKISR from the coding sequence ATGAGGAAAGTATCAGAGGGGAAATACCAAGCATTGGTAAACATGAGTAATCCAGACGGGATCATCGGGGCTTTAGCGATTGACCAAAGAGGCGCATTGAAAAAAATGATGGCGAGACATCAAGAGGAGGTCAAAGTGGATGATTTGATCCATTTCAAAGAACTCGTGTCCGAAGAATTGACACCTTTTGCTTCTTCGATTCTTTTAGATCCAGAATATGGGTTGCCCGCTGCTGAAAAACGCGCTAAGACAGCTGGACTATTGTTGGCTTATGAGAAAACAGGATATGATACAACGATACCTGGACGTTTGCCAGATACCTTAGCTTTTTGGTCAGCCAAAAGACTAAAGGAAGCTGGAGCAGATGGCTGCAAATTCTTGCTTTACTATGATGTAGACGAAAGCGAAGAAGTCAATGAACGGAAACAGGCATATGTAGAAAGAATCGGTTCAGAATGTCTGGCGGAAGATCTTCCTTTCTTTTTAGAATTGCTATCTTATGATGCAACGATCCCAGATACGACCTCCAAAGAATATGCCAAGATCAAACCGAAAAAAGTCATTGAAATGATGAAGATTTTCTCAGAGCCGAGGTTCAACGTAGATGTCTTGAAGGTAGAAGTACCTGTCAATATGACTTATGTTGAAGGTTTTGGAAAAGAAATCATTTATTCCAAGCAAGAAGCATCCGCTTTGTTTATCGAGCAAAGCCAAGCCACTGACTTACCGTTTATTTTTCTGAGTGCAGGTGTCAGTGCCGAAGGATTCCAAGAAACGTTGCATTTTGCCAAAAACGCTGGCTCTTCGTTCAATGGCGTTTTATGTGGGCGAGCTACATGGGCAGATGGTGTGGCACCTTTTGTGGATCAAGGGAGACAGGCAGCAATAAAATGGCTAGCTGAACAAGGGAGAAACAACATTGAGGAATTAAATGGAGTATTGAGGAAGACAGCTTCTTCTTGGCAAAATAAGATTAGTCGCTAG
- a CDS encoding GntR family transcriptional regulator, giving the protein MENSRKGKPLYYQLVDVLKKRIEAEMIPHDKLLSERELCLYYGVSRTTVRLALQELETLGYIYKKHGKGTFVSDLSHQAASLAGAYSFTEEMLALGRTPKTIILAFEKQAATKQLAERLNLNLGEAIFKIKRLRLADDVPLMVERSYLPAKLFLGLDLPILESKPLYDVFLEDFDQHVQVAEEEFYASIVYANDAELLHICDGAPILHLKRTTFNSKNEIIEYTDSVARADQFHYKIRHVRSNLGGK; this is encoded by the coding sequence ATGGAAAATTCTCGTAAAGGGAAACCGTTATATTATCAACTAGTTGATGTACTAAAGAAACGAATTGAAGCAGAAATGATCCCGCATGATAAATTGCTGTCTGAGAGGGAGTTATGTCTGTACTATGGTGTGAGTCGGACGACGGTTCGATTAGCATTGCAGGAATTAGAAACACTTGGCTATATTTATAAAAAACATGGAAAAGGCACGTTTGTCAGTGACTTATCGCATCAAGCAGCGAGTTTAGCAGGTGCTTACAGCTTCACAGAAGAAATGTTGGCATTGGGGCGTACACCGAAAACGATTATTTTAGCTTTTGAAAAACAAGCAGCGACAAAGCAGTTGGCTGAACGATTGAATCTCAATCTAGGAGAAGCAATCTTCAAAATCAAGCGGCTACGTTTAGCGGATGATGTCCCTTTGATGGTTGAACGGTCTTATTTACCAGCAAAACTGTTTCTTGGCCTTGATTTGCCGATTTTGGAAAGCAAGCCTTTGTATGATGTTTTTCTGGAAGATTTTGATCAACATGTCCAAGTGGCAGAAGAAGAATTCTATGCCAGTATTGTTTACGCAAATGATGCCGAATTACTGCATATATGCGATGGGGCACCAATTTTACATTTGAAACGGACGACCTTCAATAGCAAAAACGAGATCATCGAATACACAGATAGTGTCGCCAGAGCAGACCAATTCCATTATAAGATCCGTCATGTTCGGAGTAATCTAGGAGGAAAATAA
- a CDS encoding SIS domain-containing protein, whose product MFELSKDELEKIGARITTEEIKQQPDLWEEVVEILEEKKNELALFFDALEKQANKQQIQVIFTGAGSSQYVGDTLVPYLNEHGDTKRFAFHSFGTTDIVASPREYLFPDQPTLLISFARSGNSPESLAAVKIADQVVDTLFHLVITCAEEGKLAQVSRKQSQHFLLLMPKKANDAGFAMTGSFTCMLLSALWLFDQTNQETKQKYVTSLSHIGKDVLKREQELIQVLAVPFNRVAYLGSGSLAGATREAQLKILELTAGKIATIFDSSMGFRHGPKSFINEQTLVIGFVTNQAYTRNYDLDILEEINGNAIAAKVLAIAQSTQRDFSGANFFLEPAALELPDAYLSVVMILTAQIIALQMSIKVGNTPDTPSPTGTVNRVVKGVTIHEYQNE is encoded by the coding sequence ATGTTTGAACTGTCGAAGGATGAATTAGAAAAAATAGGTGCAAGGATCACTACAGAAGAAATCAAACAACAACCAGATCTGTGGGAAGAGGTTGTGGAAATCTTAGAAGAGAAGAAAAATGAATTAGCCCTTTTCTTTGATGCACTTGAAAAACAGGCAAACAAGCAACAAATCCAAGTCATCTTTACCGGTGCAGGCTCTTCTCAATATGTAGGCGATACGCTTGTTCCTTACTTGAATGAGCATGGAGACACCAAACGGTTTGCTTTTCATAGTTTTGGTACGACCGATATTGTTGCTTCTCCAAGAGAGTATTTGTTTCCTGATCAACCCACGTTATTGATTTCGTTTGCTAGAAGTGGCAATAGTCCGGAAAGTCTGGCAGCAGTCAAAATTGCCGATCAAGTTGTGGATACGTTGTTCCATTTAGTGATTACGTGTGCAGAAGAAGGAAAATTAGCACAAGTCTCACGTAAACAATCGCAACATTTCTTGTTGTTGATGCCAAAAAAAGCAAATGACGCTGGCTTTGCCATGACAGGTAGCTTTACATGTATGCTATTGAGTGCCCTTTGGCTGTTTGATCAAACGAACCAAGAAACAAAACAAAAGTATGTCACATCCTTGAGCCATATCGGCAAAGATGTTCTGAAAAGAGAGCAAGAACTGATCCAAGTGTTAGCAGTACCATTCAATCGGGTTGCATATCTTGGCTCAGGTAGCTTGGCTGGTGCCACAAGGGAAGCACAGCTGAAAATCTTAGAGTTGACGGCTGGGAAAATCGCGACGATCTTTGATTCTTCGATGGGTTTCCGTCATGGACCAAAATCCTTTATCAATGAGCAAACTTTAGTGATCGGGTTTGTGACGAACCAAGCGTACACACGCAACTATGATTTAGATATTTTGGAAGAAATCAATGGCAATGCTATTGCTGCAAAGGTGTTAGCCATTGCTCAATCGACGCAAAGAGACTTTTCTGGAGCAAACTTTTTCCTAGAACCAGCCGCGCTAGAATTACCCGATGCCTATCTATCCGTAGTGATGATTTTGACCGCACAAATCATTGCTCTTCAGATGTCGATCAAAGTTGGTAATACGCCTGACACACCTTCACCGACAGGAACGGTGAATCGAGTAGTCAAAGGTGTGACGATCCATGAGTACCAAAATGAATAA
- the lacD gene encoding tagatose-bisphosphate aldolase, with the protein MTPNKKKAMEQLATKDGIISALAIDQRGALKKMLSALGETPTDEQLIEFKALVSSELTPYASAILLDPEYGLPAAKVRDQTAGLLLAYEKTGYDVSTPGRLPDLLGDWSSLRLKEEQADAVKFLLYYDVDEDPKINHLKHVFIERLGSECAGEDRPFYLELLSYDAKINDSASREYAKVKPHKVIEMMREFSNPRYQVDVLKVEVPVNMNFVEGFGDKEIVYSQKEAADFFKAQSEATHLPFIFLSAGVSSELFQQTLVFAHESGSTFNGVLCGRATWKDGVKAYVDAGKEGAVKWLRTQGRQNIENLNQVINQTATPWYQKTGE; encoded by the coding sequence ATGACACCAAATAAGAAAAAAGCGATGGAACAATTAGCAACAAAAGACGGCATCATCAGTGCATTAGCAATCGATCAGCGGGGAGCATTGAAGAAAATGCTGTCGGCTTTAGGAGAAACACCCACAGATGAACAATTGATTGAGTTCAAAGCGTTGGTTTCTAGTGAGTTGACGCCCTATGCTTCAGCTATTTTATTAGATCCTGAATATGGTTTGCCCGCTGCCAAAGTACGTGATCAAACCGCTGGTTTGCTCTTGGCGTATGAAAAAACGGGATATGATGTATCGACTCCTGGACGGTTACCGGATCTATTAGGAGACTGGTCTTCCTTGAGATTAAAAGAAGAACAAGCAGATGCAGTGAAATTTTTACTTTATTATGACGTTGATGAAGATCCAAAAATCAATCATTTGAAACACGTCTTTATTGAACGTCTAGGAAGTGAATGCGCAGGAGAGGATCGACCGTTTTATTTAGAACTGCTATCTTATGATGCGAAAATAAATGATAGCGCTTCACGTGAGTATGCAAAGGTCAAACCGCATAAAGTGATTGAAATGATGAGAGAATTTTCCAATCCTCGTTACCAAGTAGATGTTTTGAAAGTCGAAGTACCAGTCAATATGAACTTTGTCGAAGGTTTTGGTGACAAGGAAATCGTCTATAGTCAAAAAGAAGCAGCTGACTTTTTCAAGGCGCAAAGCGAGGCGACTCACTTGCCATTCATTTTCTTGAGTGCGGGTGTATCTTCTGAATTATTCCAACAAACGCTAGTCTTTGCTCATGAGTCAGGTTCCACCTTCAATGGTGTCTTGTGCGGAAGAGCGACTTGGAAAGATGGCGTCAAAGCTTATGTAGATGCTGGGAAAGAAGGAGCCGTCAAATGGTTACGGACACAAGGTAGACAGAATATTGAGAACTTGAATCAAGTAATCAATCAGACAGCGACACCTTGGTATCAAAAAACAGGTGAATAA
- a CDS encoding PTS system mannose/fructose/N-acetylgalactosamine-transporter subunit IIB → MAIIGVRIDGRLIHGQVANLWVTKLSITRILVVDDEVAMNTVEKSGLKLATPAGVKLSVLPIEKAAENILAGKYDSQRLLIVAKKPDRLLKLVERGVPIKEVNVGNMSQTNETRSITKSINVVEKDIEDFKQLNARGVHLTAQMVPSDKSEDFMSLLNK, encoded by the coding sequence ATGGCAATTATTGGTGTAAGAATCGATGGACGTTTGATCCATGGGCAAGTCGCGAATCTTTGGGTAACGAAGTTGTCGATTACTCGGATATTAGTTGTAGATGATGAGGTCGCAATGAATACAGTAGAAAAAAGTGGCTTGAAATTAGCCACACCAGCAGGAGTAAAGTTAAGTGTCTTACCGATTGAAAAAGCCGCAGAGAATATTCTCGCTGGGAAATATGACTCCCAACGCTTACTGATCGTCGCAAAAAAACCTGATCGATTATTGAAACTTGTTGAACGAGGCGTGCCGATCAAGGAAGTCAATGTAGGGAATATGTCTCAGACAAATGAAACCAGATCAATCACCAAATCGATTAATGTGGTGGAAAAGGATATTGAGGATTTCAAACAGTTAAATGCGCGTGGGGTCCATTTGACCGCACAAATGGTACCAAGTGATAAGTCAGAAGATTTTATGAGTCTTTTGAATAAATAA
- a CDS encoding PTS mannose/fructose/sorbose/N-acetylgalactosamine transporter subunit IIC has protein sequence MSIQWWQILLLSLYAGYQILDELQIYSSMSAPVFAGLFTGLVMGDLQAGLIIGGSMQLTVLGVGTFGGASRIDANSGTILATAFSISLGMNPEQAIAAIAVPVASLMIQLDILARFANTYFAHRIDQHVETMNYKAIERNYLLGALPWSLSRLIPVFLALAFGGGLVENVVAVLNGDLKWLGDGLSVAGAVLPAVGFAILLRYLPVKKHFPYLILGFTITALLATLFSNVQLLGTSVASVVKDLPATFNSLPMLAVAMIGFSLAAISYKNNQRTENQQVASPHTTSEEGEIEDDEI, from the coding sequence ATGTCCATTCAATGGTGGCAAATCTTATTATTATCTTTATATGCAGGTTATCAGATTTTAGATGAACTACAAATTTATTCCTCAATGAGTGCCCCCGTTTTTGCCGGTTTGTTCACCGGATTAGTCATGGGGGATTTACAAGCTGGATTGATCATCGGTGGTAGTATGCAATTGACCGTTCTAGGTGTTGGGACATTTGGCGGTGCTTCAAGGATCGATGCAAACTCCGGAACGATACTAGCGACTGCTTTTTCCATCTCATTAGGGATGAATCCAGAACAGGCAATTGCAGCTATTGCAGTTCCTGTCGCTAGTTTAATGATCCAATTGGATATTTTAGCTCGATTTGCGAATACGTACTTCGCTCATCGTATCGACCAACATGTCGAAACAATGAATTATAAAGCAATTGAACGCAATTATTTATTAGGTGCTCTTCCTTGGTCCTTGTCACGTTTGATCCCCGTCTTTTTAGCCTTAGCATTTGGTGGCGGACTAGTCGAAAACGTCGTCGCTGTGCTAAATGGCGATTTGAAATGGTTAGGAGATGGCTTATCTGTCGCAGGAGCCGTTTTACCAGCAGTCGGTTTTGCTATTTTACTACGTTATTTACCAGTCAAGAAACATTTTCCTTATCTGATTTTAGGTTTTACGATCACTGCTTTATTAGCAACGTTGTTCTCAAATGTCCAGTTGCTTGGCACGAGTGTCGCAAGTGTCGTCAAAGATTTGCCAGCAACCTTCAATTCATTACCGATGTTGGCAGTAGCAATGATCGGTTTCTCTTTAGCAGCGATCAGCTATAAAAACAATCAACGAACAGAAAACCAGCAAGTAGCAAGTCCCCATACAACCTCTGAGGAAGGAGAAATCGAAGATGACGAAATCTAA
- a CDS encoding PTS system mannose/fructose/sorbose family transporter subunit IID, with the protein MTKSNYKLTKEDFTQINRRSLLTFQLGWNYERMQGSGYLYTILPQLRKIYGDDTPELKEIMKTHTQFFNTSNFFNTIITGIDLAIEEKEGIAAKETVSGMKAGLMGPFAAIGDSIFAALIPTIFGALAANMAINGNPAGIFIWIVAQIAVMVFRWKQLQFAYKEGISLVTTMQSRLTALTDAATLLGVFMVGALVATMVNVKVSWAPSIGDVTMNMQNNIDMILPKLLPAAIVGGVYWLLGKKNMTSTRAIFIVLIICVVLSALGVISK; encoded by the coding sequence ATGACGAAATCTAATTACAAGTTAACGAAAGAAGACTTTACACAAATCAACCGCCGAAGCTTGTTGACTTTCCAATTAGGCTGGAATTATGAGCGGATGCAAGGTTCAGGCTATCTCTATACGATCCTGCCACAATTGCGAAAAATCTACGGAGATGATACGCCGGAATTAAAAGAAATAATGAAGACTCATACACAATTTTTTAATACCTCTAACTTTTTCAACACGATCATTACCGGGATCGATTTAGCAATTGAAGAAAAAGAGGGCATTGCTGCAAAAGAAACTGTCTCTGGGATGAAAGCTGGATTGATGGGACCTTTCGCCGCAATTGGCGATTCCATTTTCGCCGCATTGATCCCGACCATTTTTGGGGCATTAGCCGCAAATATGGCGATCAATGGGAACCCCGCGGGTATTTTTATCTGGATAGTAGCACAAATCGCAGTCATGGTCTTTCGTTGGAAACAATTGCAATTTGCTTACAAAGAAGGGATTTCTTTAGTGACCACGATGCAATCACGATTAACAGCGCTCACAGATGCCGCAACCTTGTTAGGGGTGTTTATGGTAGGTGCATTAGTTGCTACAATGGTGAATGTGAAAGTTTCCTGGGCGCCGAGCATTGGTGATGTGACGATGAACATGCAAAATAATATTGATATGATCCTTCCTAAACTATTACCAGCAGCGATCGTTGGCGGTGTCTATTGGTTATTAGGCAAAAAGAATATGACATCAACAAGAGCAATTTTTATCGTCTTGATTATCTGTGTCGTTTTATCCGCTTTAGGTGTGATCTCAAAATAG
- a CDS encoding PTS sugar transporter subunit IIA encodes MSKQLVLVSHGQLCEGLKASTEMIMGPQAHIHTVPLLPEEGTEDFKEKFLAVVSSLEDYVVFCDLMGGTPANSIVQLIMEGEAIELYAGMNMPMVIEFINSQMVGSAPEYVRSGAENILNVNQVIVALAEDDE; translated from the coding sequence ATGAGCAAACAGTTAGTTCTTGTCAGTCACGGACAACTTTGTGAAGGACTAAAGGCAAGTACCGAAATGATCATGGGGCCACAAGCTCATATTCATACAGTGCCTTTATTGCCGGAAGAAGGAACAGAGGATTTCAAAGAAAAATTTCTTGCGGTGGTTTCTTCGTTGGAAGACTATGTTGTCTTTTGTGATTTGATGGGCGGGACGCCAGCCAATAGTATTGTCCAATTGATCATGGAAGGCGAAGCGATCGAATTATATGCGGGCATGAATATGCCAATGGTCATCGAGTTTATCAATAGTCAAATGGTTGGATCGGCGCCGGAATATGTTCGCTCTGGTGCAGAGAATATTTTGAATGTGAACCAAGTGATTGTTGCATTGGCTGAAGATGACGAATAA
- a CDS encoding glycoside hydrolase family 1 protein has protein sequence MSFPKNFLWGGATAANQCEGAWAVNGKGDSISDHNRAGNREMGKRRTFDLVIDETKYYYPSHTAIDFYHRYKEDIALFAEMGFKAYRLSIAWTRIFPNGDEEQPNEEGLKFYDAVFDELHKYGIEPIVTISHFELPFHLGKTYDGFLDKRTIEYYERYATTLFERYKSKVKYWLTFNEINFGVLEHGKQINGLFNRTYTETEKYQALHNVFLASARAVIAGHKINPDFQIGCMLAYITMYPKTCHPLDVLKTQQMNDRLNYFCGDVQVKGAYPYYMKRYFEKEKIEVDITEEDLAFLKEGVVDYYTFSYYMSTCIADDLNTRSDKSGGNLFGGVANEYLETSEWGWQVDAVGLRYTLNQIYSRYEIPVMVVENGLGAVDKIEPDGSIHDDYRIDYLAQHIQEMGKAIDDGVDLIGYTSWGCIDLISAGTGEMSKRYGFIYVDRDDEGKGTLARSPKKSFYWYQKVIATNGESVEMK, from the coding sequence ATGAGTTTTCCGAAGAATTTTTTATGGGGTGGCGCAACAGCGGCAAATCAATGTGAAGGAGCATGGGCTGTCAATGGTAAAGGAGATTCGATCAGCGATCACAATCGTGCAGGCAATCGTGAGATGGGGAAACGACGTACCTTTGATTTGGTGATCGATGAAACCAAGTATTACTATCCGAGCCATACAGCGATTGATTTTTATCATCGCTACAAAGAAGATATCGCATTATTTGCGGAAATGGGCTTTAAAGCCTATCGTTTATCGATTGCGTGGACACGGATTTTTCCTAATGGTGACGAAGAGCAGCCAAATGAAGAAGGGTTGAAATTTTATGATGCAGTGTTTGATGAGCTACATAAATATGGGATCGAACCGATCGTGACGATCTCACATTTTGAGTTACCGTTTCATTTGGGAAAAACGTATGACGGATTTTTAGACAAACGAACGATCGAGTATTACGAACGTTACGCAACGACACTTTTTGAACGCTACAAAAGCAAAGTGAAATACTGGTTGACCTTCAATGAAATCAATTTTGGTGTCTTAGAACATGGCAAACAAATCAATGGATTATTTAATCGAACTTATACGGAAACAGAAAAATATCAAGCCTTACACAATGTCTTCCTTGCTTCTGCTCGAGCGGTGATTGCTGGACATAAAATCAATCCTGATTTTCAGATCGGCTGTATGTTGGCGTATATCACGATGTATCCTAAAACCTGTCATCCATTAGATGTATTGAAGACGCAACAAATGAATGACCGGTTAAATTATTTCTGTGGCGATGTCCAAGTCAAAGGAGCCTATCCTTATTACATGAAACGCTACTTTGAAAAAGAAAAAATCGAAGTGGATATCACAGAAGAGGATTTGGCATTCTTGAAGGAAGGCGTTGTCGATTATTATACGTTCAGTTATTACATGAGTACGTGTATTGCAGATGATTTAAATACTCGGTCAGATAAAAGTGGCGGCAATTTATTTGGCGGGGTGGCTAATGAGTATCTTGAAACAAGCGAATGGGGCTGGCAAGTTGATGCGGTCGGGTTGCGATATACCTTGAATCAAATCTATTCTCGCTATGAAATCCCAGTGATGGTCGTAGAAAATGGACTCGGGGCTGTCGATAAAATTGAACCAGATGGCTCGATCCACGATGACTACCGGATCGATTATCTCGCCCAACATATCCAAGAAATGGGGAAAGCAATCGATGATGGCGTGGACTTGATTGGTTATACTTCTTGGGGCTGTATTGATTTGATCAGTGCAGGAACTGGTGAAATGAGTAAACGATACGGCTTTATCTATGTCGATCGAGATGACGAGGGCAAAGGAACGCTGGCCCGCTCGCCTAAAAAATCATTTTACTGGTATCAAAAAGTGATTGCGACTAATGGTGAAAGCGTAGAAATGAAATAA
- a CDS encoding dimethylarginine dimethylaminohydrolase family protein: MDHIFVKSEFAPLKRVVLAQSEFGFPTKKLTGVDFLTEENHELFSGPEVIGKDFSEAFPEQQKAWEVERKNLQKVLEKHEVEVLLPRKLTSFEKKLGLEYGYSNFFTRDPFFTIGDLLIEGSLKLPHRRNEILPIRELLMNESNENDCLYFSIPKPDISQGIDSDQGPFLEGGDVLVLGKTIFAGNSGLASNTRGIEWLRNLVKRFGYKVIEVPLHPTILHLDCALSLVKDGLMIVCEEAFLNGIPEQLSHWDRVEVSLAQASRLATNGLPINETTYITDPEFTFIGEELEKRGITVEYIDYKLTRIFGGSFRCSTQPLLRN, translated from the coding sequence ATGGATCATATTTTTGTGAAAAGCGAGTTTGCACCGCTAAAACGGGTCGTTTTAGCACAGTCTGAATTTGGCTTTCCTACGAAAAAATTAACCGGTGTCGATTTCTTGACAGAAGAAAACCATGAATTATTTAGTGGGCCTGAAGTGATAGGCAAAGACTTTAGTGAAGCTTTCCCAGAACAACAAAAAGCTTGGGAAGTCGAACGGAAGAATTTACAAAAAGTACTAGAAAAACATGAGGTAGAAGTCCTTTTACCAAGAAAGTTGACCTCTTTTGAAAAAAAACTAGGGCTAGAGTATGGCTACAGTAACTTTTTCACTCGAGATCCCTTTTTTACGATCGGGGATCTATTGATTGAAGGCTCATTGAAGCTCCCACACCGCAGAAATGAGATTCTACCGATTCGTGAGCTACTCATGAATGAATCGAATGAGAATGACTGCTTGTATTTTTCTATTCCTAAGCCGGATATTTCGCAAGGTATCGATTCAGATCAAGGGCCTTTCTTAGAAGGTGGAGATGTTTTAGTATTAGGAAAAACGATTTTTGCAGGTAACTCAGGGTTAGCATCCAATACTCGTGGTATTGAATGGTTAAGAAATCTAGTCAAACGATTCGGCTACAAAGTGATCGAAGTGCCACTTCATCCGACGATCCTGCATTTAGACTGCGCATTAAGCCTTGTCAAAGATGGATTGATGATCGTGTGTGAAGAAGCGTTCCTAAATGGTATCCCAGAACAGTTAAGCCATTGGGATCGGGTAGAGGTGTCTTTAGCACAAGCCTCTCGATTGGCGACGAACGGACTGCCGATCAACGAGACAACGTATATCACAGATCCAGAATTTACTTTTATTGGTGAAGAATTAGAGAAACGAGGAATCACAGTCGAGTATATTGACTATAAATTGACAAGGATCTTTGGTGGTTCTTTCAGATGCAGTACGCAACCGCTTCTGAGGAACTAA
- a CDS encoding tyrosine-protein phosphatase: MVKITNFRDIGGIKNRNGKEVLTNVFLRSGELSSLTEEDARHLETTYRLSKIVDLRGEDEIQARPDKTVPQTKYIHIDIMKDVADEGAGLEDFVKIGSPEKATNYMTKIYEDIALNPTSQKGYAHFFQEVLTLDQEESLLFHCFAGKDRTGIAALLILESLDVPRKAIYVDYLRTNELRKKENALILAQAKKVHLTEGNLAALDVALNVDSSYLDRFYQVVEKEYGSIPTYLKQALAIDQLSLQAMNHQFLKG; the protein is encoded by the coding sequence ATGGTAAAAATCACAAATTTTCGCGATATCGGTGGCATCAAAAATAGAAATGGCAAAGAAGTTTTAACAAATGTTTTCTTGCGTTCAGGTGAACTATCTAGTTTGACAGAAGAAGATGCTAGACATTTAGAAACCACCTATCGTTTAAGTAAAATCGTTGATTTACGCGGCGAAGATGAAATTCAGGCTCGACCAGATAAAACGGTTCCACAGACGAAATATATCCATATCGACATCATGAAAGATGTGGCAGACGAAGGCGCTGGGCTGGAAGATTTTGTGAAAATCGGCTCACCTGAAAAAGCTACGAACTATATGACAAAAATATATGAAGATATCGCATTGAATCCGACTTCGCAGAAAGGGTATGCTCATTTCTTCCAAGAAGTACTTACTTTGGATCAAGAGGAAAGTCTTTTATTCCATTGTTTTGCTGGGAAAGATCGAACGGGGATCGCAGCCTTACTAATATTAGAGTCATTAGACGTTCCTCGCAAGGCAATCTATGTCGATTATTTACGTACGAATGAACTACGTAAAAAAGAAAATGCGTTGATTTTGGCGCAAGCAAAAAAAGTCCACTTGACTGAGGGGAATCTAGCTGCTTTAGATGTTGCGTTGAATGTGGACAGTAGTTACTTGGACCGTTTTTATCAAGTGGTAGAAAAGGAATACGGGTCGATCCCAACTTATTTGAAACAAGCACTGGCTATCGATCAACTAAGTTTACAGGCAATGAATCATCAATTTCTTAAAGGTTGA
- a CDS encoding BspA family leucine-rich repeat surface protein yields MEQEIVSYRMLSRGNITKDFLKNLRNVQTIEGMEYLDTSQVTNMERMFTQMRNLREIDVSHFDTRNVTNMNSLFYRISSVCSFMLSGQKE; encoded by the coding sequence TTGGAACAAGAAATAGTGTCTTATCGAATGCTGAGCAGGGGGAACATAACCAAGGATTTTTTGAAAAATTTACGAAATGTCCAAACAATTGAAGGAATGGAGTATTTAGATACGAGTCAAGTAACAAATATGGAACGTATGTTTACCCAGATGCGCAATTTAAGAGAAATAGATGTGAGTCATTTTGATACAAGAAATGTAACGAATATGAACAGTCTGTTTTATCGAATCTCATCGGTTTGCTCTTTCATGTTATCTGGTCAAAAAGAATAG